TTTATACTTTTCAACCTTTCCACCTAACGTATAATTCGATTTAAACGAGTCTACTCCTGATCGCTTGACAGCACCGAGGATTTCTTCGCCCAATACAAAAATACGTACGTCAGTTGCATTGGTTTCAATATAAGGTTGTACAACAAGTAGTCGATCGGCGTATTTTTCTTGGACTTTTACAACATCTATTTCTTCTTTACATAAATGCACTTCTTGTCCGCCATAACCATCTGCTGTTTTGACAACAACTGGATATTTTTCAATTTGCTTTGGTGTGTAAAGCTTATGTGTTTCAATTGTAGGTATCCCAAGCATAATAGCGAGTTCAAATGTGCCCAGCTTATTATTTGCAATGCGACTAACTTCACTGCGGTTAAACACACGAAGCCCGTCAGCTTCAAACTTTTGTGCAAGTCTGTAGTCACGTCCTCGGAAAATGACAAATCGTGCATCCTCATCTGGTCTTTCATCGTCTACAATTAATTGCAAATCAATACGACATTTCTTTGCTTCAACCAGTAATTCATCAATAAATTTTTCATTTCTTTGTGCATCTTCTCTTTCGTAATACAAATAGCCTTTCATTGAATTTCCTCCAATATGTACTTAATCATTGCATCTGCAACATTAATGCCAGTCACGTTTAGTATATTACGGATATGCGCCGCAGCATTCACTTCACAGACGAGCGGTTCTTCATTTTCTCCAAAAAGTAAATCTACCCCAGCAAATTCAGCACCAACAGCTTTTGCTGCTTTTATAGCCAACGATTTTTGGGCGCTAGTTAATTCCACAACTTCTGCTGTTCCACCATTTGTAATATTTGCACGGAAATCCGTTTCAGAGTGGCGGTACATGGCCGCGACTACTGCACCGCCCACAATATTCACTCGAAGATCGCGACCACGGCTAGATGCTATAAACTGCTGAAATAAATAATCGACTCCGCGTAATTCTTCTACTTTTTCATAGAAAGCCTCTTCTGTTTCAATTAAGTACAC
This window of the Sporosarcina pasteurii genome carries:
- a CDS encoding RimK family alpha-L-glutamate ligase produces the protein MKGYLYYEREDAQRNEKFIDELLVEAKKCRIDLQLIVDDERPDEDARFVIFRGRDYRLAQKFEADGLRVFNRSEVSRIANNKLGTFELAIMLGIPTIETHKLYTPKQIEKYPVVVKTADGYGGQEVHLCKEEIDVVKVQEKYADRLLVVQPYIETNATDVRIFVLGEEILGAVKRSGVDSFKSNYTLGGKVEKYKPSKRDQLMVEKITSALHSDYIGIDFLVLPNGQLVLNEIEDPVGARSLYGTHDFSVAEKLMAYIADSLTK